GCAAACGGCACATTCGCCGCCAAACCGGCAGCAGACAGCCGACCTGGAAAGATTTTTTCGAGGAAAAGCCACGAGCGGGAACGTTTTCGGGCTGGTTGGATGTTGACCCTGGTACGACAGCTCGTCGAGCTAGAGAAGAGGCGACGTGACTACTGTTCTGACCCCCGCGAGCCCGCTGACGGCCGCCGATCGCTGCGACCGCTGCGGCGCCCAGGCATACCTGCGCGTCGTCCTGCTGAGCGGCGGAGAACTGCTCTTCTGCGCCCACCACGGTCGCAAGTTCGAGCCGGAACTCAAGAAGATCGCCGCTGAGATACAGGACGAGTCGGAGCGGCTGACCTCCACTTCGAACGCCGCTGTGGAAGAAGAGCGCTGAATCTCGCACACCACGACGAGCCAGCCCCGGCACAGGCCGGTGAACGGGCGGTCGTTCCACTCCAGGAACGGCCGCCCGCGCTCATGCCGACGGCGTCGAAGGGCCTCAGGGCCGCCTGCCGGCCTACGGGAGCAGCAGCGGCCGGCTCCCAGCGCCCGGACGTCCCGGCACGCGCGCACAGACGCCAGGGCCGCCTGCGCGCCCACAGCCGCCCCGGCCGCCGGTGGGTCGCCCCCGCCACCGCGGCGGGTGCGCGGTCCCCGCGCGCGCCCTCTGCGGCGCGGGGCCGGCCCGGCAGGTGCCGCCCCGCCCGGGCGGAGCGGGTGCGCAGGGCGTCGACCGGTACGCCACGCACACGTGGGCCACGTGCGGCCGATGCGCACAGGCGCCCCCGCCGGTCGTGTCGTGCCATCCGGACACCACGCGGACCGTGACCCGGTGCGCACGCCGGATCGTCGGCAGGTGCCCGGGGCACGGTGGAGCCCGCCGGCAGCGACTCGGCGAGCGTGAGCGCGACGGGCCACCGGAGGCGCTCCGCGGCCGGGGCCGACCCGTGACTCCCGGACGGCGATCCGCTGGCCCTCGGCCGTCGGCGGGGCCCGTACGGCCTGCGGTGGCCCGCGAACCCCGCACGCGGTTCGGCGTGACACACAGCCCGAAGGCCCGGCCCCCACGAGGGGAGCCGGGCCTTCGCCGTCGTACGACCGGGACCTAGTCGAGGTAGTCGCGCAGCACCTGGGAACGCGAAGGGTGACGCAGCTTCGACATCGTCTTGGACTCGATCTGTCGGATGCGCTCACGCGTCACGCCGTACACCTTGCCGATCTCGTCGAGGGTCTTCGGCTGACCGTCGGTGAGACCGAAGCGCATGGAGACGACGCCGGCCTCGCGCTCGGACAGGGTGTCGAGCACGGAGTGCAGCTGCTCCTGCAGGAGCGTGAAGCTGACGGCGTCGGCGGGGACGACGGCCTCGGAGTCCTCGATCAGGTCACCGAACTCGCTGTCGCCGTCCTCACCCAGCGGGGTGTGCAGCGAGATGGGCTCACGGCCGTACTTCTGGACCTCGATGACCTTTTCCGGGGTCATGTCGAGTTCCTTGGCCAGCTCCTCCGGAGTGGGCTCACGGCCCAGGTCCTGGAGCATCTGGCGCTGCACGCGGGCGAGCTTGTTGATGACCTCGACCATGTGCACCGGGATGCGGATGGTGCGGGCCTGGTCGGCCATGGCGCGGGTGATCGCCTGACGGATCCACCAGGTGGCGTAGGTGGAGAACTTGTAGCCCTTGGTGTAGTCGAACTTCTCCACCGCGCGGATCAGACCCAGGTTGCCCTCCTGGATGAGGTCCAGGAAGAGCATGCCGCGGCCGGTGTAGCGCTTGGCCAGGGAGACCACCAGACGGAGGTTGGCCTCCAGGAGGTGGTTCTTGGCGCGGCGGCCGTCCTCGGCGATGATCTCCAGCTCGCGCTTCAGCTTGGGAGCGAGCTTGTCGGAGTTGGCCAGCTTGTCCTCGGCGAACAGGCCCGCCTCGATGCGCTTGGCCAGCTCGACCTCCTGCTCCGCGTTGAGGAGGGGGACCTTGCCGATCTGCTTGAGGTAGTCCTTGACCGGGTCGGCGGTGGCGCCGGCCGCCGCGACCTGCTGGGCCGGCGCGTCGTCCTCGTCCTCGTCGGACAGGACGAAGCCCGCACTCTCGGTGCCCTCGGGCTCGTCGGCGACCTTCGCGTCCTCGAGGACCTCTTCCTCGAGGAGCTCGACGTCGTCCTTGCCGGCCGTCGTCTTCTTGGCCGCCGTCTTCTTGGCGACGGCCTTCTTCGCGACCGCCTTCTTGGCCGTCACCTTCTTGGCCGCGGCCTTCTTGGCGGGGGCGGCCTCTTCGGCGGGGCCGTCCGCGGCCGGAACGGCGGATGCCGCCGGGGCGGCCGTGGTGGCGGTGGCCTTCCTGGTGGTCACCGCCTTCGCCGCGACCGTCTTGGTGGTGGTGCGCTTCGCTGGGCTCTTCGCAGCGACGCTCTTTCGGGTGCGCTTGGGCTCTGCTGCACTGACCATCAGCGTCACACCCTCTTCCTCGAGGATCTGGTTGAGGCTGCGCAGTACGTTCTTCCACTGAGTGGCCGGAATCTGGTCAGCTTCGAAGGCCCGACGCACATCGTCGCCGGCGATCTGCCCCTCAGCCTTTCCCCGCTCAATGAGCGCCATGACAGAGACGGACTCGGCGATCTCCGGCGGGAGCGTACGGGATGTGCTGGCCGACACGAACAACCTCTCGGAACGTTGGAAAACGGCTTCCGGCCCCGTCCGCGTGGACGGGAACCGACCACCGGCCTGGGGACGGGCCGACGGCGCGGGCGGTGCCGGGGAAGATGCACAGCGCCTGCTATGGCGTCCGTATTCCCTCCGCGGCTGTCACCTCTTAGGTCATCGCGCTGCCCCCGCGAGCGTTACGCCCAATCTGCGTGGCCCGAGTCACACCCTGTAAGCGCTCAAAAACGGTCGAACATGAATAAAAGTGATCGCCGCCGTGTCGGCCGGGCGACCGCTGAGCGCGACGGTCCGCCGTACCGTCGGACCCCGTCGGAGCTCACCCTCCGACGGTGGCGGCGCCGCCGGCTCCCGGGCCCCGCGCCGCCACCGCGGGAGCCCCGGCACCAGGGCACACCGGCGACCGCACCGCCCCGGACGCGGTCAGTGCTCCCGCGGGGCGGGGACCACGCGCTCCGCCTCGGGGTGGACGGTGAGCAGCTGCCGCATGGCCGCCTCCGCCGCCGTGCCGTCGCCGGTGCCCAGCGCGTCGACGATCCGCGCGTGCTGCGCGAGGGATGCCTCGCTCGGCCGGTCACAGCCCGTGACCGGACCGCCGGAGACCTGGAGTGCGGAGGAGACGATCCCGAACAGGTGCTCCAGCATCCGGTTGCCCGCGAGCTGGATGAGCAGTGAGTGGAACTCGCTGTCGGCGCGCGCGAAGGTCAGCGCGTCGCCCTGGGCGACGGAGTGGCTCATGATCTCGACCATGTCGGAGATGCGCTGCTGCACCTCCTCGCGCCCGTGTCCGGCGGCGAGGCGGGCGGCGAGCGGCTCGATCGTCCAGCGCAGCTCGCTCAGCTCCCGGCGCTGGTCGTCGCGTTGCGGGCCGAAGGCCCGCCACTCGATGATGTCCGGGTCCAGGAGGTTCCAGTCACTGACGGGACGCACGCGCGTGCCGACATTGGGACGGGCGCTGACGAGCCCCTTGGCCTCCAGGACCCGGAGGGACTCCCGGACGACGGTGCGGGAGACCTCGAAGCGCTGGCCGATCTCCTCCGGCACGAGGGGGCGGTCCGCCCCCAGGTCGCCCGATACGATCATCTGACCGAGCTGCTGGACGAGTTGGCCGTGCAGTCCGCGTCCGCGGCTGCCTCCGGCACGTCGGCCCACGCGGCCCAGCTCGGGCTCCGCCCCCTCCCAGGCGGGCGTTCCGGCACGGTCGGTCGCCGGGCCGTCGGCGTAGGGGTGGCGGTCGAGTCCGCCCGGGCCGGCCAGACCGGAGTCTGCGGAGCGGGCGGCGGTCATCATGGTGTGCGCAAGGGTACTCACGGATCCTTTGTCGGCGTTGCTTCCAACTCCCTTGAGGTCTTTGGTGAAAAGCACACGAAAGGGTGATCGCTCACCTCGTCGCAATTGACGCCTTATCGGAAAGAAATGGGCGTTTCCTGGGGAGTTGTGCACACAGGGGGACCACAAGCGTGCGGGCGGTCGTCATCGAGCCCTGGTGCGCAGTGCCGTGAACACATACGCGCACAGCAGTGCGGTCAACGACAACGCCATTGCCACGCCGAGGGGTTGGGCGACGATCCGGATCAGGGCGATCAGGTAGCGCTCTCCCCCGAAGGACCACTGCAGCAGCAACAGCTGCCGCATGCGCAGCGGGAGGCCGGCCGCCATGGGCACGGCCGGGCCGCGCAACGCCTCGTGCACGAGCGGGACGATCACGACGGGCACGGCGAGGACGGTGGCGAGCCCCGCCGTGGTGGACCGGAACACCCCGGCCGCCAGGACGCCGACCCAGGCGCAGGCGACCACCAGTCCGAACCAGCTCGCGGTCAGGGCGAGCCAGTCCCCGGGAACCTGCGTCAGCTCCCGCCCGTAAACGAGGTAGAGCACTTCGGCGTCGCAGCCCACGGTGAGGAAGGCCAGCGTCACGGCAGTGACTGCGGCGACGAGGAGTTTGGCGGTGAGCAACCCCAGCCGGCGGGGCACGGTGCCGCCGTCCGCCGCCAGCGCGGGATGGCGGAACTCGTCCCCGAAGGCGAGCGCGCCGAGCAGCCCGGCCGCGAGCGCCGCGGGCGGCAGGGGCACCTGGCGCGGCCAGGCGGCGAACAGCCGCGCCTGCGGAGTGTGACCGAGCCGGGCCAGGAGGACGGCGGTGAGGGCGGACACCATCAGCGCGGCCCCGCAGGTGAGGAAACCGGTGGCGATTCCGGTGGCGCGCCTGAGTTCGTAGCGCAGGGGGCGGAGGGGACGGGGGGCGGGGCGGACGGAGATGGGGGGCGGGAGGGGGGACAGGAGGTCGAGGACGGGCACTTCGCCGGTGCGCGGCGGGTCGCCGGCCCGCGACCGGCCGGCGTCGGCAGCGCGCACGCCCGGGCTGCGGGCTCCGGGGACGGACGTTCCGGATGCCGGCGCGTCGACGGCGGTGCCCGTGGCGGGAGGCGGGGGGACGGCGGTCCCGGCCGTCGTGGCGGACGCGTCGGACGTCGTGCCGGCCACCGTCGCCCCGGCGCCGGGAGCGATGGCACCGCAGACGTCCTCCGACCCGGCCGCGGAGGCGGGGCCGGGTGCCGCTGTCCCGCCGGTCGGGACATCGGCGGTGGTCTCGGGCCGACCCTGCACGGCAGGGGAGCGCGGTGCTTCCCGGGGCCTTTCCCCCTGCGCAGTCGGCTCGGCACCGGGGCCGCGCCGCTCCGTCCGGCCCGACTCCCTCCCCTGCCCCTGCTCAACAGGTGTCCAGCCGAGCACGGTCTCCGTCCGGCACGCCGAGCGCACGGCTGCCGCCTGCTCGCGCCCAGTACCCTGTTCCGACGTCGCGGAGCCCGCCCCGGCCCGCACCCGCCAGTCCGGAGCGGGGACGGAGGTGACGTGCACCCACCTGTCCGGCACGGAGTCGGGCACGGCCCGCTCCCCGGCCGGCACGGCCCGCTCCCGACCGATCGCCGGCGCCCGGCCGGCCGGACCGGCTCCGCCCCCGGGTGCCGCCCCCGCGCCCGGCCCAGTGTCCCCCACCTCGTCGGCGAGTTGGTGGACGAGGATGCCGTGCCGGAAGGCGACCTCGCCGATCTCGGCGGTCGTGCTCCCGTACACCGACAGGCGGTTGCCGCCCTCCGGTACGACCTCCACGGAGCGCCGGGCGGTGCGGGCCTCCTTGGTGAGCAGGGCCGCGAGACGGGCGGCGTGGGGGCTGCGGACGGCCACACGCGGACGCAGCCGCGTGCGGGCGAACTCCCCGGCCTCCTGGTCGGCGACGAGCCGGCCGCCGTCGAGGGTGACGACCCGATCGGCCGCGCGGGCGGCCTCCTTGGGGTCGGCCGTGGTGTAGAGCACCGTGCCGCCCTGGGAGGCGTGTGCCCGCAGCATGCCGTGCAGCCAGCGCTCCTCCCGGACGGAGAGACCGTCGGTCGGTTCGTCCAGGACGAGCGTGTGCGGGTCGGGCAGCAGTGCGCAGGCCAGTCCCAGCCGGCGGTCCATGCCGCGTGACAGCGTGTCCAGGCGTTCCTCGCGCAGGCTGACGAGGCCGGTCACTTCGAGGACCTCGTCCGCGCGCCGGACGGGGACTCCCGCCGCCGCGCACAGCATGCGCAGGTGGCCGCGGACCGAGCGGGCCGGGTGCCCGGGTACGTCACCGAGGAGGGTTCCGACCTCCCGTGACGGATGGGCGATCCGGTGCAGGGGGCGGCCTCTGAAGTAGGTGATGCCGCGCCCCGGCCGGAGTTCGAGCATCAGCCCGAGCACCGTCGTCTTGCCCGCGCCCGTCACTCCGAGGAGCGCGGTGACATGGCCGGTCCGCGCCGCGAAGGAGACGTCGTCGACGGCGGGCGGGCGCGCCTTGCGGGTGTTGCTGGTCAGTCCGAAGGCCTCGATCACCTGCAGCAAGATAGCGCGCGATGTCGCCTTTCTTCGGGTATAAGCCGTTTCGCCTCTCCGGTGGTGCACCGGTCCGGCCGCTCCCCGTCCTCCATTCGACGCAGGGGGACCGGCGGACCGGGCCTCGGCACGGGCCCGCACCAGGACCTCGCAGCCCGGATCGCGCGTCAGACCTCGGGCCGGAGCATCGGGGGGTTGAGCAGAGTGGCGCCGCCGGCCCGGAAGAGCTGGGCGGGCCTGCCCCCCTGACGGGTGGTGGTACCGCCCGCCGGGACGAGGAACCCGGGCGTGCCGGTCACCTTGCGGTGGAAGTTGCGCGGGTCGAGGGCCACACCCCACACCGCCTCGTAGACCCGGCGCAACTCCCCGACGGTGAACTCGGGCGGGCAGAACGCGGTGGCCAGGGACGAGTACTCGATCTTGGAACGGGCTCGTTCGACGCCGTCGGCGAGGATCCGGGAGTGGTCGAAGGCGAGGGGCGCCACAGGTTCACCGTCACGGCCGCAACCGCCCTGTTGGAGCAGTTCCTCGACAGGTGCCCAGCGTGCGTTGCTCGCGTCGCCGCCCGCCCGGGGGGCGGGCAGGTCGGGGGCGAGCGCGAGGTGCGCGACACTGACGACCCGCATCCGCGGGTCCCGCTCCGGGTCGCCGTAGGTGGCGAGCTGTTCCAGGTGCGCGCCGTTGCCCTGGGCCGGGGCGGACGGGTCGTGCGCGCACAGTCCGGTCTCCTCGGCCAGCTCTCGAGCCGCCGCCTGGGAGAGGTCCTCGTCGGCCCGCACGAAGCCGCCGGGCAGCGCCCAGCGTCCCTGGAACGGCGGCTCGCCCCTGCGGACCGCCAGCGCGCACAGGGAGTGACGGCGCACGGTCAGCACGACCAGGTCCACGGTGACGGCGAAAGGCGGAAAGGCTGACGGGTCGTAGGGCATGGGGCGATCATAGTCGTCTCCTTGACGATAAACACTTCCTTCTCCGGTCACACCAGTGGCGGTTCTGCTTCGCCCGGTATGGGGGTGCGGGGCCGCTCGCCCGGCTCGCGCCGTGAGCGGTCATACGAGGTCAGGCAGGGGGTACGGCTTCCGCGCCCCGCGGTCGCCGCCCCTCGCCCCACCCCACCCCACCACCGTTCGACCGTCCTCTTCCACCCTCGTTCATCCGTTCCACCCGGTCTCGCGGCGTCCACCGTCCGCCGTCGTGCTACCGCTCGCAGCGCCGCCCGTACGAGCACGGGTGCCGGTGGGCCCGGCGCTGCCGGGACGTGAAGATCCAGCGGCCGGCGGCAGAGGGTGCGGACCGGCCGGCCGGCGCCGCCCGCCTTCGCCCCGGGACGGACGCGCGCCACCGCCGCCGTCCACCGGCCGCGTCCGGCGGCGGGGGTTCGCGCCCGGGGCCGGCGCGGTACCGCAGCCGTCCGTCCGGCCTCCTGCCGCCGCAGCGGCTACGGCCGAGGGTCCGGGCGCGGTGGTTTCCGAGGCCCCTTCCGAAACGGCTTCGGCTGCCGTTTCCGCTCCGTCAGCACCGTCCGGCCGCGCCCGCCCATCGCGTTCGGCGCGCAGGCACCTGCGGATCGACTCGGGGTCGAGTCCCTCGTTGCAGGCCTGGTGCAGCAGCCGGGCGAAGAGGTAGTCGGGGTCGGCGCCGAGCGCCATCGCCAGGGCTTCCCGGGCCTCCAGTTCGTCGCCGGTCGACCAGGCGACCCAGCCCGCCAGCGTCAGCGGGGCGGCGGCGTGTTCTCCGTACGGTCCGACGCAGCGGCGGGCCAGCGCGCGCCACAGCCGCAGGGCCGGACCCGCTTCGTCGCCCTCCATCCACGCGGCTGCCCGGTCGCGCGTCGTGCGGTCCTGGAGTCCGAGGACGAGCGCCGCCGCCTCGTCGTGCGTGAGCAGGCCGTCGTCGCGGACGTCCGCCGGGTGCGCGCCGGACACCGGTGGGGCGGCGGCGAACCGGTGCATGATCCGCTCGGCGAGGTCGAGGGTCTCCTCCGCCACCGCCGCGCGGGCCGTGTCGTCCAGGAGGCGGGGCACCAGGGACGCGCCTGCCGCGTCCAGCGCGATCTCCTGCTCCAGGGCGGCGGTCGTCTCCCGGGGCAGCAGCCTGGCCCGCAGCTCACGCAGTGTGCCGCGCACCTGGATGCCCGCGTAGGTGGCCGCGGCGGCCAGGACCGAGGTGCCGGGCAGGCCCATCGGCGATCCGTCCTCGGGGCAGCACCCCTCGGTCGGACAGCAGTACGACCAGAACCGGCCGTCCGAGATGCACAACGCCTCGACCACCGGCACGTCCAGGGTGCCGCACTGGGTGCGCAACAGGTGGACGAGCGGCTGGAGCCGGTGCCTGACGTCCCGGCCCGTCTCGCCGGGGCCCGGTTCCTGGCAGACGTAGGCGACCATCTGCTCGGGCCGGGTGCCGCGCCGCTCACTGCCGGCCACCAGGCCGTGGGTCAGCTGCCGCGCGGCCGCCTCCCAGTCGTCCTCGCTGGCGGGGATGGCCAGCCGGGCGCGGCCGCCGAACCGGCCGCGGCCCTCCCGGTCGTGGAGGGCGACCAGCACGACGCTGTCCTCGGGGCGGTAGCCGAGCAGGTAGGGCAGGGCGTCGGCCAGTTCGGCCGGGGTGCGCAGGGTCACCTGCGCCTCGTAGGCGGACCCGTGCGGTGATTCACGCCCCGCGGTGTCGCCGTTTTCGATGGGTCCGGTCGTTTCGCCGTGATTCGTCATGTGCAGACGATCTCGCGGATCGCGAGGTTCCGCTTGAGCCTGTGGACAACTCGAATCAGGGACACGACAAGATCGACACCGGCGTCCACGGGGAGCCCCTGTGATCACCGGCCGGCGGCGCCGGACTCGCCCGGTTGTCAGTCCCGTCCTGTTGTATGGGCACATGGAACACACGAGCAACGCGGACCTCCGGGCAGAGGCCGACACCGTCCTCGCCCGGCTCGTCGGGGACGCCACCGGCGCGGCCCGGCTGCGCGAGGACCAGTGGAGGGCGATCGAGGCACTGGTCGCGGACCGGCGCCGGGCCCTGGTCGTGCAGCGCACGGGGTGGGGCAAGTCCGCGGTGTACTTCGTGGCGACCTCACTGCTGCGGGCCGGGGGCAGCGGACCGACCGTGATCGTCTCGCCGCTGCTCGCGCTCATGCGGAACCAGGTCGAGGCCGCGGCCCGTGCCGGTATCCGCGCCCGCACCATCAACTCCTCCAACACCGAGGAGTGGGAGGCCGTCCAGGGCGAGATCGCGGCCGGCGAGGTCGACGTGCTGCTGGTCAGCCCGGAGCGCTTGAACAACCCCGACTTCCGCGACCACGTCCTGCCTCGGCTCTCCTCGGCGACCGGACTGCTCGTCGTGGACGAGGCCCACTGCATCTCGGACTGGGGCCACGACTTCCGCCCGGACTACCGCCGTCTGCGCACCATGCTCGGCGACCTGCCGTCCGGCGTTCCCGTGCTGGCCACCACCGCCACGGCCAACGCCCGCGTCACCGCCGACGTCGCCGAACAACTCGGCACCGGTGGCGCCTCGGACGCCCTCGTGCTGCGCGGCCCGCTGGACCGGGAGAGCCTGAGCCTCGGTGTGCTGCGGCTGCCGGACGCCGCGCACCGGATGGCCTGGCTCGCCGATCACCTCGACGACCTGCCGGGCTCGGGCATCGTCTACACCCTCACCGTGGCGGCCGCCGAGGAGGTCACGGCCTTCCTGCGGCAGCGCGGCCACACCGTCGCCGCCTACACGGGCAAGACGGAGAACGCCGACCGGCAGCAGGCCGAGGACGACCTGCTCGCCAACCGGGTCAAGGCGCTGGTCGCCACCTCGGCGCTCGGCATGGGCTTCGACAAGCCGGACCTCGGCTTCGTGGTGCACCTCGGTTCGCCCTCCTCCCCCATCGCCTACTACCAGCAGGTCGGCCGCGCCGGCCGCGGCGTCGAGCACGCCGAGGTGCTCCTGCTGCCGGGCAGGGAGGACGAGGCGATCTGGGAGTACTTCGCGTCGCTCGCCTTCCCCTCCGAGGAGCTCGTGCGCCGCACCCTGGACGTCCTCGCCCGGGCGGACGGGCCCCTGTCGCTGCCCGCGCTGGAGCCCCTGGTGGAGCTGCGCCGTTCCCGGCTGGAAACCATGCTGAAGGTCCTCGACGTGGACGGCGCGGTGAAGCGGGTCAAGGGAGGCTGGCTCGCGACCGGGCAGCCGTGGTCGTACGACAGCGAGCGGTACGACTGGGTGGCCCGGCAGCGCAGGGCCGAGCAGCAGGCCATGCGCGAGTACGTGTCCACCACCGAGTGCCGGATGGAGTTCCTCCAGCACCGCCTCGACGACGAGGGTGCGAAGCCCTGCGGGCGCTGTGACAACTGCGCGGGGCCCCGCTTCACCGCCGACACGTCCACGGCGGCCCTGGACGCCGCACGGGTCGACCTGGGCCGGGCCGGCGTGGAGGTGGAGCCCCGCCGCATGTGGCCGACCGGTCTCCCGGCCATCGGCATCGAACTCAAGGGACGCATTCCGGCGGGCGAACAAGCCTCGTCCGGCCGGGCTCTGGGCCGCCTGTCGGACATCGGCTGGGGCAACCGGCTGCGACCCCTGTTCGCGCCCCAGGCACCGGACGCGCCCGTGCCGGACGACGTGGCGCGAGCCGTGGTGGACGTGCTGGCCGACTGGGCGAAGGGCCCCGGCGGCTGGGCCTCGGGTGCGCCCGATGCCCCGTCCCGGCCGGTGGGCGTGGTCACCGTCGCCTCGCGCACCAGGCCGGTGCTGATCCGCTCCCTGGGCGCGCGGATCGCCGAGATCGGCCGGCTTCCCCTGCTGGGTTCGGTGGAGTACTCCGCCGACGCGCCCCGGATGCCGCGCAGCAACAGCGCGCAGCGCCTCAAGGCGCTGGACGGAGCCCTGACCGTGCCGCCCGCGCTCGCCGCCGCGCTGGCCGGAACGCCGGGTCCGGTACTGCTCGTGGACGACTTCACGGAGACCGGCTGGACCCTCGCCGTGGCGGCACGTCTGCTCAGGAGGGCCGGGGCCCGCGGGGCGCTGCCCCTGGTCCTGGCCGTACAGGGCTGACCACCCGCCGCGCCCGGCGCACCAACACCGGCCGCGGGGCACCAACGCACCGCGGCCGTTCCGCGGAATCACGGGTGGCTCCTGTGGGTAGGGATATAAGCCACGGACCGCCACACAACAGTCGGCGGTTCCAATTGCTCGTTGCCGCATCCAAGTTCGGCAGGAAGAATTGAGGTCCGCTCCCCGCACGGCTTGCCCATGATCCGGTAGGACTCCGCTGCGGTGCGCGCTCCCCGAATCCGACCTCGCCCGCAGTGTGGGCGCGTAGCCGAAGGGAGGAACGTGACCTTCGGATTCGCCTCGTCCTCGGCGTCGTTGTCGTCCTCCGCGTCCGCCGCTTCCGCCAGTCGCCTGCTCGAGCCCGCGGAGTGGGCCGCCGCCGGCATCCCCCTGCTGCGCAATCCGCGCGAGGTCGTCAGTGGGCTGCACACCCGCCATCGTCCGGGGCCGTCCACCGCAATCGTGGCGGTCCTCGATCCGGACGAGCGGCTGCGCGCGAGTGCCTCGTTCGTCCGCCGTCCCGCGTCGGCCGACGGCTGGATGTTCCGCAACGCGCTGCTCGCGCAGTTGCGCCGGGTCATCCCGCACGACCTGCGCCGTCGCACGCCGGTGCGTACCGCCGTGCTGCTCTACTGCCGTGAGGGCGATGCCCGCTGGACCGAGGAGGACGGCGCCTGGATGTGGGGGCTGCGCGATGCCTGCACCCTGCACGGGCTGCGCTGCGGGGCGTACATCACGCTGACCCGTGACGGCTGGCAGGTGCTCGGCGAGGGACGCGGCGGACGCCGCCCGAACGCCCACTCGGAGCCGGAACCCTTCGCCCTGTCCGAGACCCCGGCCCTGCCCCCGCGCACCGGCGGCCCGGTCTCCGAGGTGCTGCGCCGCGCCGCTGCCCGCTGAAGCGAGGCCCGCACCGGCCTCCGTCGCGAAACGCGCACGGGGCGACGCCGGCCGTCCGCGCGGCAGCCCCGTGCGGAGTCCTGCGCCGCCCCGCGACCCGGCCACGACGGCACCGCGGTGACGCGGGCGCCTCCGCTGCGGCGGCGGACGGTGCCTCCCGCCCCGGG
This is a stretch of genomic DNA from Streptomyces sp. TG1A-8. It encodes these proteins:
- a CDS encoding DUF4192 domain-containing protein, whose product is MTNHGETTGPIENGDTAGRESPHGSAYEAQVTLRTPAELADALPYLLGYRPEDSVVLVALHDREGRGRFGGRARLAIPASEDDWEAAARQLTHGLVAGSERRGTRPEQMVAYVCQEPGPGETGRDVRHRLQPLVHLLRTQCGTLDVPVVEALCISDGRFWSYCCPTEGCCPEDGSPMGLPGTSVLAAAATYAGIQVRGTLRELRARLLPRETTAALEQEIALDAAGASLVPRLLDDTARAAVAEETLDLAERIMHRFAAAPPVSGAHPADVRDDGLLTHDEAAALVLGLQDRTTRDRAAAWMEGDEAGPALRLWRALARRCVGPYGEHAAAPLTLAGWVAWSTGDELEAREALAMALGADPDYLFARLLHQACNEGLDPESIRRCLRAERDGRARPDGADGAETAAEAVSEGASETTAPGPSAVAAAAAGGRTDGCGTAPAPGANPRRRTRPVDGGGGARPSRGEGGRRRPAGPHPLPPAAGSSRPGSAGPTGTRARTGGAASGSTTADGGRRETGWNG
- a CDS encoding RNA polymerase sigma factor, translating into MSASTSRTLPPEIAESVSVMALIERGKAEGQIAGDDVRRAFEADQIPATQWKNVLRSLNQILEEEGVTLMVSAAEPKRTRKSVAAKSPAKRTTTKTVAAKAVTTRKATATTAAPAASAVPAADGPAEEAAPAKKAAAKKVTAKKAVAKKAVAKKTAAKKTTAGKDDVELLEEEVLEDAKVADEPEGTESAGFVLSDEDEDDAPAQQVAAAGATADPVKDYLKQIGKVPLLNAEQEVELAKRIEAGLFAEDKLANSDKLAPKLKRELEIIAEDGRRAKNHLLEANLRLVVSLAKRYTGRGMLFLDLIQEGNLGLIRAVEKFDYTKGYKFSTYATWWIRQAITRAMADQARTIRIPVHMVEVINKLARVQRQMLQDLGREPTPEELAKELDMTPEKVIEVQKYGREPISLHTPLGEDGDSEFGDLIEDSEAVVPADAVSFTLLQEQLHSVLDTLSEREAGVVSMRFGLTDGQPKTLDEIGKVYGVTRERIRQIESKTMSKLRHPSRSQVLRDYLD
- a CDS encoding FadR/GntR family transcriptional regulator gives rise to the protein MSTLAHTMMTAARSADSGLAGPGGLDRHPYADGPATDRAGTPAWEGAEPELGRVGRRAGGSRGRGLHGQLVQQLGQMIVSGDLGADRPLVPEEIGQRFEVSRTVVRESLRVLEAKGLVSARPNVGTRVRPVSDWNLLDPDIIEWRAFGPQRDDQRRELSELRWTIEPLAARLAAGHGREEVQQRISDMVEIMSHSVAQGDALTFARADSEFHSLLIQLAGNRMLEHLFGIVSSALQVSGGPVTGCDRPSEASLAQHARIVDALGTGDGTAAEAAMRQLLTVHPEAERVVPAPREH
- a CDS encoding RecQ family ATP-dependent DNA helicase, yielding MEHTSNADLRAEADTVLARLVGDATGAARLREDQWRAIEALVADRRRALVVQRTGWGKSAVYFVATSLLRAGGSGPTVIVSPLLALMRNQVEAAARAGIRARTINSSNTEEWEAVQGEIAAGEVDVLLVSPERLNNPDFRDHVLPRLSSATGLLVVDEAHCISDWGHDFRPDYRRLRTMLGDLPSGVPVLATTATANARVTADVAEQLGTGGASDALVLRGPLDRESLSLGVLRLPDAAHRMAWLADHLDDLPGSGIVYTLTVAAAEEVTAFLRQRGHTVAAYTGKTENADRQQAEDDLLANRVKALVATSALGMGFDKPDLGFVVHLGSPSSPIAYYQQVGRAGRGVEHAEVLLLPGREDEAIWEYFASLAFPSEELVRRTLDVLARADGPLSLPALEPLVELRRSRLETMLKVLDVDGAVKRVKGGWLATGQPWSYDSERYDWVARQRRAEQQAMREYVSTTECRMEFLQHRLDDEGAKPCGRCDNCAGPRFTADTSTAALDAARVDLGRAGVEVEPRRMWPTGLPAIGIELKGRIPAGEQASSGRALGRLSDIGWGNRLRPLFAPQAPDAPVPDDVARAVVDVLADWAKGPGGWASGAPDAPSRPVGVVTVASRTRPVLIRSLGARIAEIGRLPLLGSVEYSADAPRMPRSNSAQRLKALDGALTVPPALAAALAGTPGPVLLVDDFTETGWTLAVAARLLRRAGARGALPLVLAVQG
- a CDS encoding NUDIX domain-containing protein, whose protein sequence is MPYDPSAFPPFAVTVDLVVLTVRRHSLCALAVRRGEPPFQGRWALPGGFVRADEDLSQAAARELAEETGLCAHDPSAPAQGNGAHLEQLATYGDPERDPRMRVVSVAHLALAPDLPAPRAGGDASNARWAPVEELLQQGGCGRDGEPVAPLAFDHSRILADGVERARSKIEYSSLATAFCPPEFTVGELRRVYEAVWGVALDPRNFHRKVTGTPGFLVPAGGTTTRQGGRPAQLFRAGGATLLNPPMLRPEV
- a CDS encoding ATP-binding cassette domain-containing protein, which codes for MIEAFGLTSNTRKARPPAVDDVSFAARTGHVTALLGVTGAGKTTVLGLMLELRPGRGITYFRGRPLHRIAHPSREVGTLLGDVPGHPARSVRGHLRMLCAAAGVPVRRADEVLEVTGLVSLREERLDTLSRGMDRRLGLACALLPDPHTLVLDEPTDGLSVREERWLHGMLRAHASQGGTVLYTTADPKEAARAADRVVTLDGGRLVADQEAGEFARTRLRPRVAVRSPHAARLAALLTKEARTARRSVEVVPEGGNRLSVYGSTTAEIGEVAFRHGILVHQLADEVGDTGPGAGAAPGGGAGPAGRAPAIGRERAVPAGERAVPDSVPDRWVHVTSVPAPDWRVRAGAGSATSEQGTGREQAAAVRSACRTETVLGWTPVEQGQGRESGRTERRGPGAEPTAQGERPREAPRSPAVQGRPETTADVPTGGTAAPGPASAAGSEDVCGAIAPGAGATVAGTTSDASATTAGTAVPPPPATGTAVDAPASGTSVPGARSPGVRAADAGRSRAGDPPRTGEVPVLDLLSPLPPPISVRPAPRPLRPLRYELRRATGIATGFLTCGAALMVSALTAVLLARLGHTPQARLFAAWPRQVPLPPAALAAGLLGALAFGDEFRHPALAADGGTVPRRLGLLTAKLLVAAVTAVTLAFLTVGCDAEVLYLVYGRELTQVPGDWLALTASWFGLVVACAWVGVLAAGVFRSTTAGLATVLAVPVVIVPLVHEALRGPAVPMAAGLPLRMRQLLLLQWSFGGERYLIALIRIVAQPLGVAMALSLTALLCAYVFTALRTRAR